The Cytophagia bacterium CHB2 nucleotide sequence CGCCGCTGGCGTTACTCTTTGCCGCTTTGATGTTGCGCATGTTGGTGAAGGATTCCCAAAGATTGTCGGAAAGATCGATGGCCGGGCTGGTTTGTGAAAAAACCGGAGTCTGCAAAAAGACAAATGCGGCGAAAAGACAGAACAGCGTTTTGCTCATGAGATACTCGACCTTTGTAATTTTAAACCGCACAACCGTGAGGCCATGACGTCATAAAGATGTTTGGCTTCGCCCGATCACAGCACATGAGTTTTACGGGGAGTCTTTGCGTTTTGCGGGTTGGCGTGAGTTGAACATTCATACTTGTGAAATTAAACCTGCAGGGCTAACCGGAAGTTTCCATGTTTGCCAAAAGATTTGCTGTCTCGATTGCCGCTAGCGCCGCATCCCAGCCTTTGTTGCCGGATTTGGTTCCGGCGCGCTCGATGGCCTGCTCGATGGTGTCCGTGGTGAGCACGCCAAAAATCACGGGAATGCCGCTGCGCACGCCGATTTCGCCCAGGGACTTTGAAACAAAGCCGGCAATGTGATCGAAATGCGGCGTGGCCCCGCGAATCAGAACTCCGAGACAGATGATGGCGTGAGGGCGCTTGCTCTCTGCCAGCTTGGCGGCGAGGAAGGGGATTTCGTATGAACCGGGGACGCGGTAAACCGAAATATTCTCTGCCGCCGCGCCGTGGCGCAACAAGCAATCTTGCGCGCCCTGCAGCAGTTGCTCTGAAATAAAACTGTTGAAACGGCTGACGATGACGGCAAAATTTTTATTCTGCGCGTTGAGGTGGCCTTCGAAGGTTGGCATGTTAACTCGATCGGTTTAACGTATGCACTTTGTCGTTTGAACGGTATTGCGCCGGAATAATAACAAAAATTCTTAACAATGCCAATAGAGTTTTGCGCCGGGCGCATCAAGTCCCGGCTCTTCCAGGTGGGAAATTCGCCCTGCTGGAACAGCACCGTGCTTTCGAACTGGCCGTTGGCATCAGCGGTGATGGGGTTGTTGCCCGGGCCGATCTTCGCACGCGGCGCCAGCCAGGGAATGTCTTCGATTCGTTCAGAACTGTCCGCCTGCAGCTCGTGCCAGGATTTCAGCAGTTCGTCACAGTGATTCGGCGCTCAACGATTTTTTTAAGTTGCGTTGAACACGGCAATGGCAGGGTGAAGCATCTAATGATCTAAAAAAGAATAACACCAGATGGACTCGCCCCCCCACAAATTGAGGCAAGTAACTTAATCGCAAAACATTTGAGATAGAATTTTACATTCGCAATTGACAAGACTCTTTGCCGCTGCTGACTACTTCAAATCCCACTCCCGTATCTCGACTTCTTCTCGGCCGTTTTCCGGAAAATCTTCCAGAATCAAATGCCCGAGCTTGTCACGCTTGGTTTCGAGATATCTGCGATTCGCGGTATTCGCGGGGATTTCAATCGGCACGCGTTCGACGATTTCCAAACCATAGCCCTCGAGTCCCACGATTTTTTTGGGATTATTCGTGAGCAAGCGGATTTTGCGGATGCCGAGATCATAAAGAATCTGCGCGCCAATGCCGTAATGCCGCAAATCCGCTTTGAAGCCGAGCGCTTCATTTGCTTCCACCGTGTCTTTGCCTTGATCTTGCAAGGCATAGGCTTTCACTTTATTCGCCAGGCCAATGCCTCTGCCCTCCTGCCGCATGTAAAGCAGAAC carries:
- a CDS encoding 6,7-dimethyl-8-ribityllumazine synthase — encoded protein: MPTFEGHLNAQNKNFAVIVSRFNSFISEQLLQGAQDCLLRHGAAAENISVYRVPGSYEIPFLAAKLAESKRPHAIICLGVLIRGATPHFDHIAGFVSKSLGEIGVRSGIPVIFGVLTTDTIEQAIERAGTKSGNKGWDAALAAIETANLLANMETSG
- the ribA gene encoding GTP cyclohydrolase II → DNHHVAVVKGEVGDGEPALVRVHSQCLTGDILGSLRCDCGDQLAQALTQIEAEGKGVLLYMRQEGRGIGLANKVKAYALQDQGKDTVEANEALGFKADLRHYGIGAQILYDLGIRKIRLLTNNPKKIVGLEGYGLEIVERVPIEIPANTANRRYLETKRDKLGHLILEDFPENGREEVEIREWDLK